In the genome of Candidatus Moraniibacteriota bacterium, one region contains:
- a CDS encoding type II secretion system protein — MRAVRGFSFVEVMTVIALMSIMMAITFVSFSGKRDETALNTSVREVAAAIRVAQSNALAGVREAGNDNALCRHAAEATSASSYAVLVRHLKPGNNLSSDCSLYPSKTTESSLGTFSLANGVTFASPTWRVDFGVPHGDVLGSTNQNVVLQKSGKYSSVCVLASGSVLERPASTTVPSCP, encoded by the coding sequence ATGCGTGCTGTTCGCGGTTTCTCTTTTGTCGAAGTGATGACAGTGATCGCGCTGATGAGCATCATGATGGCGATTACCTTCGTATCGTTTTCAGGAAAGCGCGATGAGACAGCGCTGAATACGTCTGTGCGCGAGGTGGCTGCGGCGATTCGTGTTGCTCAAAGTAATGCACTTGCAGGGGTGCGAGAAGCCGGAAATGATAATGCGCTTTGCCGGCATGCGGCAGAAGCAACGAGCGCGAGTTCTTATGCGGTTTTGGTTCGACACCTGAAGCCGGGAAACAATCTGAGCAGTGATTGTTCTCTCTATCCCTCCAAGACTACGGAATCTTCTCTCGGAACTTTTTCATTGGCAAATGGAGTGACGTTTGCATCGCCGACATGGCGTGTCGACTTCGGGGTTCCTCATGGAGATGTGCTTGGTAGTACAAATCAGAACGTTGTTCTTCAAAAGAGTGGGAAATATTCTTCCGTGTGCGTGCTTGCTTCGGGGTCTGTGCTCGAGCGACCTGCTTCGACAACCGTACCTTCCTGTCCGTAG
- the pilM gene encoding type IV pilus assembly protein PilM yields the protein MFGLNKPYFLGVDFGTSYIKAVELTLRKGLPVLVNYGYIEMSFTEGKNAAPATQSSEKVIRDYLKALLKVLSPKAKRLDMALPGFSGLITLIELPVMEANELEQAIQFEAHKYIPAPLEDVAFSWEVVSQGEAKDGMATAKKTMEILLVAALKKEVSKFEHYTEGIGMSVDLLELEIFSLARAVSGDRQGSYLIVDIGSRATNLVLVRDGDVRLNRSLNTGGNEITSTLSEGLGLSWERAEELKCGTRDFLTHPESALVFSTLDVITNEIQRVFALYAAKEGTGSIREIIVSGGTAKMQGLPIYLQNQFHVPVSIADPWKGVQIEDAVRPAVERLGPSFAIAVGLALGGVDRYRKK from the coding sequence ATGTTTGGTCTCAACAAACCGTACTTTCTTGGTGTTGATTTCGGGACATCATATATCAAGGCAGTCGAACTTACTCTCCGGAAAGGATTGCCTGTTTTGGTGAACTACGGGTATATCGAGATGAGCTTTACCGAGGGAAAGAATGCCGCTCCCGCCACGCAATCTTCTGAGAAAGTAATTCGCGATTATCTCAAGGCGCTTCTCAAGGTACTCTCTCCAAAAGCGAAGAGGTTGGATATGGCCTTGCCGGGCTTTAGCGGACTTATTACGCTTATCGAATTGCCGGTGATGGAGGCAAATGAGCTTGAACAGGCAATTCAGTTCGAGGCGCATAAATATATCCCAGCTCCGCTTGAGGACGTAGCGTTTAGCTGGGAGGTGGTTTCACAGGGTGAGGCAAAAGATGGAATGGCAACTGCAAAGAAGACTATGGAAATTTTGCTGGTTGCCGCTCTTAAGAAGGAGGTTTCGAAATTTGAACACTATACGGAGGGGATCGGCATGTCGGTTGATCTCCTGGAGTTGGAAATATTTTCCTTGGCTCGAGCGGTTTCTGGTGATAGGCAGGGATCCTATCTTATTGTTGACATCGGATCCCGCGCAACGAACCTGGTCTTGGTTCGAGACGGGGATGTTCGATTGAATCGGAGCTTGAATACGGGTGGCAATGAAATTACCTCGACTCTTTCTGAGGGACTTGGTCTTTCATGGGAGCGCGCAGAAGAGTTGAAGTGCGGGACGCGGGACTTTCTCACGCATCCTGAGTCGGCACTGGTATTTTCGACGCTTGATGTTATTACAAACGAGATACAACGAGTTTTCGCTTTGTATGCCGCGAAGGAGGGGACTGGCTCAATTCGAGAAATTATTGTTTCCGGAGGAACGGCGAAAATGCAAGGACTTCCAATATATCTCCAGAATCAGTTTCATGTTCCGGTATCGATCGCCGATCCGTGGAAGGGGGTTCAGATTGAAGATGCAGTTCGTCCGGCAGTAGAGAGGCTTGGTCCGTCGTTTGCTATTGCGGTCGGATTGGCTCTTGGAGGAGTTGATCGTTATCGAAAGAAATAG
- a CDS encoding type II/IV secretion system protein produces MADTSSRSNNPVALPHADSSGTKVGAGEKPFVSPEIVAKKIDKKILNFIAEDAAKRYRMASFEQKDSVYRVAMEDPQNLEALNVLRFLAEKEGVEVRTYQVSKTVLDGILSQYSETEKALSEAIKSLSDNSNVPDISPLSVGEDQGTFQDAPIAKLVQVVIGHAIDGRASDIHIEPVEGNYRVRFRVDGVLYASLILPVSVGKAVVSRIKILANLKIDEKRKPQDGRFRVTERGTTIDLRVSTLPVVEGEKVVLRVLDKSAGLASLEKMGLSGRNYEVLTRKIMEPYGIILMTGPTGSGKSTTLYGFLSILNKEERNIVTLEDPVEYFLDGINQSQVKPEIGYTFASGLRSILRQDPNVLMVGEIRDNETAELAIHAALTGHLVFSTLHTNDAIGAVPRLIDMGIEPFLLASSLQAVAAQRLVRRICEHCKEQFSPPDGVLVKIRDFLSNISPEEAAKYQVKLDGKLQFFAGKGCSECNDSGYKGRIALHEVLEMTDSLREIISERKGSEVEVQELARKQGMTSMKQDGLLKALRGDTTIAEVERVTEGADLVDEE; encoded by the coding sequence ATGGCGGATACTTCATCCCGTTCGAACAATCCGGTCGCCTTGCCGCATGCGGATAGCTCGGGAACGAAGGTTGGCGCCGGCGAGAAGCCTTTTGTATCTCCTGAGATTGTCGCAAAAAAAATAGACAAGAAAATACTGAATTTCATCGCGGAAGATGCGGCGAAGCGGTATCGCATGGCATCATTTGAACAGAAGGATTCGGTGTATCGGGTCGCTATGGAGGATCCGCAAAATCTGGAAGCACTCAATGTGCTCCGGTTTCTTGCTGAGAAAGAAGGCGTTGAGGTTCGAACCTATCAGGTTTCCAAGACGGTGCTGGACGGTATACTCTCTCAGTACTCCGAAACTGAGAAGGCGCTTTCTGAGGCAATAAAATCTCTCAGTGACAACAGCAATGTCCCGGACATCTCCCCTCTCTCAGTAGGGGAGGATCAGGGAACATTTCAGGATGCGCCAATTGCGAAGCTTGTGCAGGTGGTTATAGGTCATGCTATCGATGGACGCGCAAGTGATATCCATATCGAACCAGTCGAGGGAAATTATCGGGTCCGGTTTCGCGTGGACGGTGTTTTGTATGCCTCACTCATTCTGCCGGTTTCGGTTGGAAAGGCAGTGGTGTCTCGTATAAAAATACTTGCCAATCTCAAAATTGACGAGAAGCGGAAACCTCAGGATGGGCGGTTTCGCGTTACGGAGCGAGGGACAACGATAGATCTTCGCGTTTCGACGCTCCCGGTGGTTGAGGGAGAGAAAGTAGTGTTGCGCGTATTGGACAAATCGGCCGGTCTGGCAAGTCTTGAGAAAATGGGGCTCTCCGGGAGAAACTACGAAGTGCTTACCAGGAAAATCATGGAGCCGTATGGGATTATTCTCATGACAGGACCAACCGGGTCTGGAAAGTCGACAACGCTCTATGGATTTCTTAGTATTCTGAATAAAGAAGAGCGAAATATAGTGACGCTCGAAGATCCTGTCGAATATTTTCTTGATGGTATCAATCAGAGTCAGGTGAAACCGGAAATTGGTTATACCTTTGCGAGCGGACTTCGGAGTATCTTGCGTCAGGATCCGAATGTGCTGATGGTGGGGGAGATTCGCGATAATGAGACAGCTGAACTGGCAATTCATGCGGCGTTGACGGGGCACCTTGTGTTCTCGACGCTGCATACCAATGATGCGATCGGTGCGGTGCCGCGCCTCATTGATATGGGCATTGAACCGTTTCTGCTCGCCTCATCGCTTCAGGCGGTGGCAGCACAGCGTCTGGTTCGTCGTATTTGCGAGCACTGTAAAGAACAATTCTCTCCGCCAGACGGAGTGCTCGTGAAGATTCGCGATTTTCTCTCGAATATTTCTCCGGAGGAAGCGGCGAAATATCAGGTGAAGCTCGATGGGAAGCTCCAATTCTTCGCAGGGAAGGGTTGCTCGGAGTGTAATGACTCCGGTTACAAAGGGCGTATCGCATTGCATGAGGTTCTTGAGATGACGGATTCTCTTCGGGAAATCATATCGGAGCGAAAAGGAAGTGAAGTGGAGGTGCAAGAACTCGCTCGGAAGCAGGGCATGACTTCGATGAAGCAAGATGGACTTCTCAAAGCCTTGCGCGGGGACACGACAATCGCCGAGGTGGAGCGTGTCACTGAAGGGGCGGATTTGGTTGATGAGGAGTAG
- a CDS encoding response regulator: MDTGDMKGKKVLIVEDDFFVSDIYETKFKHEGCEVVAVGDGAKAFSKLQEGFVPDVILLDLIMPNMDGREFLEEVKKLPNLAAVPILVLSNLSQEEDVEESLALGAKDYIVKSHLTPTEIFHRVREFLQGSVSGEYETVIK; the protein is encoded by the coding sequence ATGGATACAGGCGATATGAAAGGAAAGAAGGTGCTTATTGTGGAGGACGACTTCTTTGTCAGTGATATCTATGAGACAAAGTTCAAACACGAGGGATGTGAGGTGGTGGCAGTAGGCGATGGCGCAAAGGCATTCTCAAAGCTTCAGGAGGGATTCGTTCCGGATGTGATTCTGCTTGACCTTATCATGCCGAATATGGATGGACGTGAGTTTCTTGAAGAAGTAAAAAAACTTCCAAATCTTGCAGCTGTCCCCATACTGGTTCTCTCGAATCTTTCGCAAGAGGAAGACGTGGAAGAGAGTCTTGCTTTGGGTGCGAAAGATTATATTGTGAAGTCTCATCTTACGCCGACAGAAATATTTCATCGTGTGAGAGAGTTTTTGCAGGGAAGTGTTTCGGGAGAATATGAAACTGTGATAAAATAG
- a CDS encoding prepilin-type N-terminal cleavage/methylation domain-containing protein has product MLFETQCIRRIANSSQQGFSFVEVIISLFVLSIGFLGVVNLSTATLRSSFLQRDATIASMLVQEGIELVYNVRDTNLVRGVDSFDGSPSDAYDDINPGSYKIGYSNPNLFSTCSTFATCRLMFIASGSNTLFGYGSGTPTKFARKILVEDTSTGGVRSRKVTSVVVWSEMEFPGSIDPDHCNKSTHCTFSQTELQEN; this is encoded by the coding sequence ATGCTTTTTGAAACACAGTGTATTCGAAGAATTGCAAATAGTTCGCAACAAGGATTCTCCTTTGTGGAAGTTATTATTTCGCTCTTTGTGCTTTCAATCGGGTTCTTGGGAGTGGTCAATCTTTCGACAGCGACTCTTCGAAGCTCTTTTCTTCAGCGCGATGCAACTATTGCCTCGATGTTGGTCCAGGAGGGCATAGAGTTGGTCTATAATGTGCGAGATACGAACCTTGTTCGTGGTGTTGATTCGTTTGATGGTAGTCCGAGTGACGCATATGATGACATCAATCCCGGGTCGTACAAGATCGGCTATTCGAATCCGAATCTTTTCTCAACATGTTCCACTTTTGCGACGTGTCGACTTATGTTCATTGCTTCCGGATCGAACACTCTTTTCGGATATGGGTCCGGAACTCCAACGAAGTTCGCTCGCAAGATTCTTGTGGAAGATACCTCCACCGGTGGAGTGCGGAGTCGAAAGGTGACGAGCGTTGTTGTGTGGAGTGAAATGGAATTTCCTGGTTCAATAGATCCGGATCATTGTAATAAATCAACCCATTGCACTTTTTCTCAAACGGAACTTCAGGAAAATTAA
- a CDS encoding ATP-dependent Clp protease ATP-binding subunit translates to MNEPDFFEKLSINARRILRASIEIARNGNAREVDPKHLLMAILLDKGSLGNTLLEKFGIKLEGTDQESSGPAPSKDSQPSKEPSLSKKTRDIIASAFLLANRFSYPYVGSEHFVHALIEAHDPDIEPLLSLHRESAPNSQKKIPAGIPVDIPELPGFSRMIDIPDIGFTADQSESPSDTPTIREYGVLLGGSTSKRTCRARSTEVENILRTLGRKTKSNPLLIGDPGIGKTTIVEIVADRLSKGLAGPAFRNAKVVLLDLPALVAGTSFRGEFEARLKEIVREAREHPNVILFLDEIHTIVGAGNASGGLDAANILKPALSRGDIRCIGATTFAEYKRHIEKDPALERRFQPIRIAEPSAEATLSMLEESRRDYESHHHITIGKDALRAAVALSIRHMPARFLPDKAFDLLDEAASLLRRRTLTTDHTERYATLSLAHEKVSALKNQLVKERNFEEAKTLRAEEASLENQLRDLSDEEVLSEKTNGATLSEALIAETVALMTETPIEKILNEKNDALTSLFPKLSAKISGQETALKTLSRNIIRSQLGLKNHANRPSGSFLFLGPSGVGKTLTAKTLAETLFATKHSFLRFDMSEFRERHTMAQMIGSPAGYVGFGEGGKLTEHIRRHPASVILFDEIEKAHPDVLNLLLQILEEGILTDAEGRQAHFRESIIILTSNIGTESFLKEGSFGFGNAANPSFESLQEEALRELKRSLRPELLARLDHTIVFRPLDASSLSEIAAGELSRLADNMKHHAVRLRRSPTLAEFIGEKSSKESGGARAVRNIIGQYIEDPIADLLIAAKRSPKSISLSVPSSRDRVTIKATP, encoded by the coding sequence ATGAATGAGCCGGATTTTTTTGAAAAACTCAGCATCAATGCACGGAGAATCCTCCGAGCATCGATTGAAATTGCTCGCAATGGAAACGCCAGAGAAGTCGATCCGAAACACCTCCTCATGGCTATTCTTCTTGATAAGGGTTCCCTCGGTAACACGCTCCTCGAAAAATTTGGCATCAAATTAGAGGGCACTGATCAAGAGTCCTCCGGACCAGCTCCTTCGAAGGATTCTCAGCCCTCCAAAGAGCCATCGCTCTCCAAAAAGACGAGAGACATTATTGCAAGTGCATTCTTACTCGCCAATCGCTTCTCCTACCCCTATGTCGGGAGTGAGCATTTTGTGCACGCACTCATAGAAGCACACGACCCCGATATCGAACCACTCCTTTCCTTACATCGAGAATCAGCGCCAAATTCCCAGAAGAAAATCCCTGCTGGCATTCCAGTCGATATTCCGGAACTTCCCGGATTTTCGCGCATGATAGATATCCCTGATATTGGATTTACAGCAGATCAATCGGAATCACCATCAGATACGCCAACCATTCGCGAGTACGGAGTCCTCCTTGGGGGCAGCACATCCAAGCGGACATGTCGCGCTCGATCGACAGAGGTGGAAAATATTCTTCGCACACTCGGACGAAAAACTAAAAGCAACCCCCTCCTGATCGGCGATCCCGGAATTGGAAAAACAACTATCGTAGAGATAGTAGCCGATCGGCTATCCAAAGGACTCGCTGGTCCGGCCTTCCGCAATGCCAAAGTCGTACTGCTCGATCTTCCCGCACTCGTCGCCGGAACGAGCTTCCGCGGCGAGTTCGAAGCGCGACTGAAAGAGATCGTTCGCGAAGCACGCGAGCATCCGAACGTCATCCTCTTTCTCGATGAAATACACACGATCGTCGGCGCCGGCAATGCAAGCGGCGGGCTCGACGCTGCCAATATCTTGAAGCCAGCACTCTCTCGTGGAGATATCAGATGTATTGGCGCCACTACTTTCGCCGAATACAAACGACACATTGAAAAAGACCCGGCACTCGAGCGACGATTCCAGCCAATCCGAATAGCAGAGCCTTCAGCGGAAGCAACTCTCAGTATGCTCGAAGAAAGTCGCCGCGATTATGAATCGCATCATCACATCACCATTGGCAAAGACGCACTTCGAGCAGCTGTAGCGCTCAGTATCCGCCATATGCCCGCACGCTTTCTCCCCGACAAAGCATTCGACCTTCTCGATGAAGCCGCTTCGCTCCTACGCCGCCGCACGCTGACAACAGACCACACTGAACGCTATGCGACACTCTCGCTCGCACACGAGAAAGTCTCCGCACTTAAAAATCAACTTGTCAAAGAGCGCAACTTTGAGGAAGCCAAGACGCTCCGCGCCGAAGAAGCTTCTCTCGAGAATCAATTGCGCGATCTCTCCGATGAAGAGGTTCTGAGCGAAAAAACAAACGGAGCAACTCTCTCGGAAGCGCTTATCGCCGAAACAGTCGCACTCATGACAGAAACCCCGATCGAAAAAATTCTCAATGAGAAGAACGATGCACTGACATCGCTTTTTCCGAAGCTCTCTGCGAAGATTTCCGGGCAAGAAACAGCACTCAAGACACTGTCTCGAAATATTATCCGCTCCCAACTCGGACTCAAGAATCATGCCAACCGACCATCGGGATCATTTCTCTTCCTCGGGCCTTCCGGCGTTGGGAAGACACTCACCGCAAAAACACTCGCCGAAACGCTCTTCGCCACAAAACACTCATTCCTTCGTTTTGACATGAGCGAATTCAGAGAGCGCCATACCATGGCACAAATGATCGGCTCCCCTGCCGGATACGTCGGATTCGGCGAAGGAGGGAAACTCACCGAACACATACGGCGCCACCCCGCTTCAGTCATCCTCTTCGACGAAATTGAGAAAGCGCACCCGGATGTGCTCAACCTCTTGCTGCAAATTCTTGAGGAGGGCATCCTCACCGATGCTGAGGGAAGACAAGCCCATTTTCGAGAGAGCATTATCATTCTCACGTCGAATATCGGCACGGAATCATTCCTCAAAGAAGGCAGCTTCGGTTTCGGCAACGCAGCGAACCCTTCATTTGAATCCCTACAAGAAGAAGCGTTGCGAGAACTCAAGCGCTCGCTTCGCCCAGAGCTTCTTGCCCGCCTCGACCATACCATTGTTTTCCGTCCGCTCGACGCATCCTCACTCTCGGAAATAGCCGCCGGAGAACTTTCCCGCCTCGCTGACAATATGAAACACCATGCCGTTCGTCTCAGGAGAAGTCCGACTCTCGCCGAGTTCATCGGCGAGAAAAGCTCCAAAGAATCAGGCGGCGCGCGCGCTGTCCGAAACATTATCGGACAATACATCGAGGATCCGATTGCCGACCTGCTCATTGCGGCAAAACGATCTCCAAAGAGTATTTCTCTCTCCGTTCCATCATCCAGAGACCGCGTGACTATCAAGGCAACACCATGA
- a CDS encoding PilT/PilU family type 4a pilus ATPase, with protein MDLRYEQRMKNILLLVGQEGASDLHLAVGRYPTLRIDGRLVPISKEGILTPDDTKGLADVILREANQKELLEDGQTDFSYNFDNKARFRTNVFFQKGYISVTMRFVGERIRTLEELNMPPSLYDFTKQSQGLVLVAGPVGHGKSTTLAALIDSINHNQDKHILTIEDPIEYVYVQDHCIINQREVGEDAKDFSKALRAVFREDANVVLLGELRDLETMSTAMTAAETGHLIFATLHTNDSAQTIDRVIDVFPAYQQNQIRAQMASVLLGVVSQRLLPRIGGGRIPAIEIMLKNHAVENLIRENKSFQIDSVIETSLKDGMISLDRSLADLVQQGLVDVEDAFRYSKNRDYFRMLVGGKSE; from the coding sequence ATGGATCTTCGGTACGAACAGCGAATGAAAAATATTTTGCTTCTCGTGGGACAGGAAGGCGCGTCTGATTTGCACTTGGCGGTGGGGCGATATCCGACGCTTCGCATTGACGGTCGACTGGTCCCGATTTCCAAGGAGGGGATTCTTACTCCGGATGATACGAAGGGGCTTGCGGATGTTATTTTGCGAGAGGCGAATCAAAAGGAGTTGCTCGAGGATGGTCAGACTGACTTTTCTTACAATTTTGACAACAAGGCGCGTTTTCGAACGAATGTCTTTTTTCAGAAAGGATACATTAGCGTCACTATGCGTTTTGTGGGCGAACGTATACGGACCCTTGAGGAATTGAATATGCCGCCCTCCCTTTATGATTTCACCAAGCAGTCGCAGGGGCTGGTATTGGTGGCGGGTCCGGTCGGGCATGGGAAATCCACGACGCTTGCCGCGCTTATTGATTCTATTAATCACAACCAGGACAAGCATATTCTGACGATTGAAGATCCGATTGAGTATGTGTATGTGCAGGATCATTGCATTATCAATCAGCGAGAAGTCGGTGAAGATGCCAAAGATTTCTCAAAGGCGCTTCGAGCGGTATTTCGTGAGGATGCGAACGTGGTTTTGCTTGGAGAGCTTCGTGACTTGGAGACGATGTCGACTGCCATGACAGCAGCGGAAACAGGTCACCTTATCTTTGCGACGCTGCACACCAATGATTCCGCTCAGACGATTGATCGTGTGATCGATGTGTTTCCAGCCTATCAGCAGAATCAGATTCGAGCACAGATGGCGAGCGTGCTTTTGGGGGTGGTGTCGCAGAGGCTTTTGCCGCGGATCGGGGGCGGGCGGATTCCGGCGATTGAAATTATGTTGAAAAACCATGCTGTTGAGAATCTCATTCGTGAGAATAAGAGTTTCCAGATTGATAGCGTTATAGAGACGAGTTTAAAGGATGGTATGATTTCTCTCGATCGATCACTGGCTGATTTGGTGCAGCAAGGGCTGGTAGATGTGGAAGATGCTTTCAGGTATTCGAAGAATCGCGATTATTTCCGCATGTTGGTCGGAGGGAAGTCGGAATAG
- a CDS encoding type II secretion system F family protein yields the protein MRYIFAAKDESGSVKKGTVEALNKDLAAQILQRNGLVPVSVDRESAGFSVEREFQKMLDRVTQKELMVFFRQLSTLIEARVPVVSSLQAIADQSDNKYLRLIVKEVADDLEDGMAFSEALGRFPDTFSPLVVNMVRSGELSGNLQKSVTFIADNIERNYLLSSRVKGALFYPGFVVAVAAIISFIVVSFILPKLTIMIKDLGVPIPWYTKVVMGVGDFMSSYWWAVLLLLIAAFGGAIFYARSEDGRREWNHLQLKIPVIGMLLRYVYIARFADNLSALLSSGIPVVRALHIVSDVVGNTVYQAVILRAADEVKTGKTISSVFSRSSDIPPIVSRMLMIGEETGKMNHVLDSTARFYSQEVDNITRNMTSLIEPILIVFLGIGVGILVVSVIMPIYNITGSIA from the coding sequence ATGCGGTATATATTTGCAGCGAAAGATGAGTCCGGCTCGGTCAAAAAAGGAACCGTGGAGGCTCTTAACAAAGACCTTGCGGCGCAGATTTTGCAGCGAAATGGATTGGTTCCGGTTTCGGTTGATCGTGAGAGTGCGGGGTTTTCCGTAGAACGTGAATTCCAGAAAATGCTTGATCGCGTAACTCAGAAAGAGCTTATGGTGTTCTTTCGCCAGTTATCGACACTTATTGAGGCTCGCGTTCCGGTTGTGAGTTCGCTTCAGGCGATTGCCGATCAGTCGGACAACAAGTATCTGCGGCTTATTGTGAAGGAAGTAGCGGATGATCTTGAAGATGGCATGGCGTTTTCAGAGGCGCTTGGGCGTTTTCCGGACACCTTTTCGCCGCTTGTGGTCAATATGGTGCGCTCGGGAGAGCTCTCCGGAAATCTTCAGAAATCGGTGACATTTATTGCGGACAATATCGAGCGGAACTATCTTCTTTCGTCTCGCGTGAAAGGCGCGCTTTTTTATCCGGGATTCGTGGTGGCGGTTGCCGCTATCATTTCGTTTATCGTGGTCTCATTTATATTGCCGAAACTCACGATCATGATTAAGGATCTGGGCGTGCCGATTCCGTGGTATACGAAAGTGGTTATGGGAGTCGGAGACTTTATGAGTTCGTACTGGTGGGCCGTGCTCCTCCTTTTGATCGCCGCTTTTGGTGGGGCGATATTTTATGCGAGGAGCGAGGATGGTCGTCGCGAATGGAATCATCTCCAGCTGAAGATTCCGGTGATTGGGATGCTATTGCGGTATGTCTACATCGCGCGTTTTGCCGATAATTTGAGCGCGCTTCTCTCGAGCGGTATTCCGGTTGTTCGGGCGCTCCATATTGTTTCCGATGTGGTCGGCAACACGGTGTATCAGGCGGTAATATTGCGTGCTGCTGACGAGGTAAAAACCGGGAAGACGATCAGCTCGGTTTTCTCGCGTTCTTCAGACATTCCCCCGATTGTCTCGCGTATGCTGATGATCGGCGAGGAAACAGGGAAGATGAACCATGTGCTTGATAGTACAGCACGCTTCTACAGCCAGGAAGTCGACAATATCACGCGCAACATGACATCGCTTATCGAGCCGATCCTGATCGTTTTCCTTGGTATCGGCGTTGGTATCTTGGTGGTTTCTGTTATAATGCCTATATACAATATTACGGGCTCGATTGCGTAG
- a CDS encoding prepilin peptidase, protein MLVFLDFFIFGLLIGSFLNAVLWRMREGIGLGGRSMCPQCRAKIAWYDNIPIFSFLFLRGKCRSCRLAISWRYPIVECVTGILFALLGMTFFSLGDISSWVLTVLYLVSASILVLIFLFDLDTMEIPNILIWIGVGWSLPMLLLADAIGFFPGVSIWSLHLYSGVLAGLIAFLPLFLMAALSDEKWMGMGDGFLAFFLGLVIGWPHMMLALVLAFGMGAVVGILLIVFGKKGMKSQVPLGPFLILGALLALVLPAWFPAVSNAFFWYW, encoded by the coding sequence ATGCTTGTTTTTCTTGATTTTTTTATTTTCGGGCTACTTATCGGGAGTTTTCTCAATGCGGTTTTGTGGCGCATGAGGGAGGGAATCGGACTGGGCGGGCGCAGCATGTGTCCGCAGTGTCGAGCGAAAATCGCGTGGTATGACAATATTCCGATTTTCTCCTTCCTCTTTCTTCGAGGGAAATGCCGATCGTGTCGCCTGGCAATATCGTGGCGGTATCCGATTGTGGAGTGTGTGACCGGAATTCTCTTCGCACTTCTTGGGATGACGTTCTTTTCGCTGGGCGATATTTCTTCGTGGGTGTTGACAGTGCTTTACCTTGTCTCGGCAAGCATACTTGTTCTCATTTTCCTTTTTGACCTTGATACGATGGAAATTCCGAATATTCTCATCTGGATCGGGGTGGGCTGGTCGCTACCGATGTTGCTTCTTGCAGATGCCATCGGATTCTTTCCTGGCGTGTCGATATGGTCGCTACATCTGTACTCGGGTGTGCTGGCGGGGCTTATTGCTTTTCTGCCGCTTTTTCTCATGGCAGCGCTTTCGGACGAGAAGTGGATGGGGATGGGGGATGGGTTCCTGGCATTCTTCTTGGGACTGGTTATCGGGTGGCCGCATATGATGCTGGCGCTTGTTTTGGCATTTGGCATGGGGGCTGTTGTTGGAATTCTTTTGATTGTTTTCGGAAAGAAGGGAATGAAGAGTCAGGTTCCACTTGGGCCGTTTTTGATTCTTGGCGCGTTGCTCGCCCTTGTCTTGCCAGCATGGTTTCCGGCCGTTTCGAATGCGTTTTTCTGGTATTGGTAG
- a CDS encoding type II secretion system protein, whose protein sequence is MKRARSYAGGFTLIELLIVIAIIGILASIVLVSLQSAREKAKMSRFKAVVHSMQTKALEVCDGEIIDFTDGTGSFGTIPSDINAGGIAENTPQNCGTGSANTFDVSIPSAQLSDICTAVIRETGIMSFKLADGVTDC, encoded by the coding sequence ATGAAGAGAGCAAGATCTTATGCGGGTGGGTTTACATTGATAGAACTTCTGATTGTTATTGCGATCATTGGTATTTTGGCATCTATCGTGTTGGTGAGTTTGCAGAGTGCTCGCGAGAAAGCGAAGATGTCTAGATTTAAAGCAGTCGTGCACTCTATGCAGACAAAAGCTCTTGAAGTGTGTGACGGTGAAATTATTGATTTTACAGATGGAACAGGATCTTTTGGCACGATTCCTTCGGATATAAATGCTGGAGGTATTGCTGAAAATACTCCTCAAAATTGCGGCACTGGTTCTGCGAATACGTTTGATGTTTCTATTCCTTCTGCACAACTTTCTGATATCTGTACTGCTGTTATTAGAGAAACGGGAATAATGAGCTTTAAACTTGCTGACGGAGTCACCGATTGCTAG